One Yimella lutea DNA window includes the following coding sequences:
- a CDS encoding ABC transporter ATP-binding protein has protein sequence MSTRTTQSPMRRGHGPSMGIGMAEKTMNFKGSSKRLLGRLRPHRLTLILVLALTVVAVVLSVIAPRVLGAAVDEIYDGVIGRRSVDFDEVGRILAIVVGLYVVAAVAQLVQGFLLAKVVQRTVQRLRDDVEAKVNRLPLAYLDGQPRGEMLSRVTNDIDNVGQSMQQSISQLLFNGLTVIGVVVMMVSISWWLTIVAVLAVPVVMVVTAKVMKKSQGLFVQQWQHTGELNAQIEETFSAHDLVKVFGRGPQVQATFRAKNDELTNVSWRAQFVSGLVMPIMMFVGNLQYVIVCVLGGVQVANGGMSLGQVTAFIQYSRQFTQPITQLASMVNLLQSGVASAERVFEVLDAPEEPADAAGRLSPARGKVTFEDVSFSYGEEPLIEHLDLEVEPGQTVAIVGPTGAGKTTLVNLLMRFYDIDSGRITLDGRDIRDVPRTDLRSRIGMVLQDTWLFHGTIGENIAYGNPNATEADVLEAAQATFVDRFVHSLPDGYDTVVDEDGTNVSTGERQLITIARAFVADPALLILDEATSSVDTRTEVLVQHAMAALRANRTSFVIAHRLSTIRDADVILVMDRGRIVETGDHERLLALGGVYSDLYASQFEGVAT, from the coding sequence ATGAGCACCCGGACCACCCAGTCGCCCATGCGCCGCGGCCACGGCCCGTCGATGGGCATCGGTATGGCCGAGAAGACGATGAACTTCAAGGGTTCGTCCAAGCGGCTGCTGGGCCGGCTGCGCCCGCATCGCCTCACGCTCATCCTGGTGCTCGCACTCACCGTCGTCGCGGTGGTGCTGTCGGTGATCGCGCCGCGTGTGCTCGGTGCGGCCGTCGATGAGATCTACGACGGTGTGATCGGTCGCCGCTCGGTCGACTTCGACGAGGTCGGACGCATCCTCGCGATCGTCGTCGGTCTGTACGTGGTCGCCGCGGTGGCCCAACTGGTGCAGGGGTTCCTGCTGGCGAAGGTCGTCCAGCGCACCGTCCAGCGACTGCGCGACGACGTCGAGGCCAAGGTCAACCGTCTGCCGCTGGCATACCTGGACGGCCAGCCACGGGGTGAGATGTTGTCGCGGGTCACCAACGACATCGACAACGTCGGACAGTCGATGCAACAGTCGATCAGTCAGCTGTTGTTCAACGGCCTCACCGTGATCGGCGTCGTCGTGATGATGGTGTCGATCTCGTGGTGGCTGACGATCGTCGCCGTGCTCGCGGTGCCGGTCGTGATGGTCGTGACCGCGAAGGTGATGAAGAAGTCGCAGGGGCTGTTCGTGCAGCAGTGGCAGCACACCGGCGAGCTCAACGCCCAGATCGAGGAGACGTTCTCCGCACACGATCTGGTGAAGGTCTTCGGACGCGGCCCGCAGGTGCAGGCGACGTTCAGGGCTAAGAACGACGAACTCACGAACGTCAGCTGGCGGGCGCAGTTCGTCAGCGGACTGGTCATGCCGATCATGATGTTCGTCGGCAACCTGCAGTACGTCATCGTCTGTGTGCTCGGTGGGGTGCAGGTGGCGAACGGCGGGATGTCGCTCGGTCAGGTCACCGCGTTCATCCAGTACTCCCGGCAGTTCACCCAACCGATCACCCAACTCGCGTCGATGGTCAACCTGTTGCAGTCGGGTGTCGCTTCCGCGGAGCGGGTGTTCGAAGTGCTGGACGCCCCCGAGGAGCCTGCCGACGCCGCCGGCCGACTGTCGCCGGCGCGGGGAAAGGTGACCTTCGAGGACGTTTCGTTCTCCTACGGCGAGGAGCCTCTCATCGAGCACCTCGACCTCGAGGTGGAGCCCGGTCAGACGGTCGCGATAGTAGGACCCACCGGCGCCGGAAAGACCACTTTGGTCAACCTGCTGATGCGTTTCTACGACATCGACTCCGGACGAATCACGCTGGACGGCAGGGATATCCGCGACGTCCCGCGTACCGACCTGCGCTCACGGATCGGGATGGTGCTGCAGGACACCTGGCTGTTCCACGGCACCATCGGCGAGAACATCGCCTACGGCAACCCGAACGCGACCGAGGCGGACGTGCTCGAAGCGGCGCAAGCCACCTTCGTCGACCGGTTCGTGCACTCCCTGCCCGACGGCTACGACACCGTGGTCGACGAGGACGGGACCAATGTCTCCACCGGTGAGCGACAGCTGATCACGATCGCCCGGGCGTTCGTCGCCGATCCGGCACTGCTGATCCTGGACGAGGCGACCTCATCGGTCGACACCCGCACCGAGGTGCTCGTGCAGCACGCCATGGCGGCCCTGCGCGCGAACCGCACCAGCTTCGTGATCGCCCACCGTCTGTCGACGATCCGGGACGCCGACGTGATCCTGGTGATGGACCGAGGACGCATCGTCGAGACGGGGGACCACGAGCGACTGTTGGCACTGGGCGGGGTCTACAGCGACCTGTACGCATCCCAGTTCGAAGGCGTCGCAACCTGA